The Vicia villosa cultivar HV-30 ecotype Madison, WI linkage group LG1, Vvil1.0, whole genome shotgun sequence genome includes a region encoding these proteins:
- the LOC131597221 gene encoding uncharacterized protein LOC131597221: MSQQPNPQSPSKVSASSTHAQDATDVPINPNVILEVTPLQMVIPYDLVAKRPRTSHARKTKETARRPKKPNSNQTSQSSVPPSREELSKEGSRYGHNAIAKIVTHILNENNVIPGISVPLNYVLPENTNVNEENVVDKDVDDAVNRNDVVNMDVHVDDNNKNDDVEETVGKDDAIIDNDHIEVPIVAVYNEKVPSNVSGDKDEMHTEDGQTEEKEPEKTQADKVINLDDLSNDDLVASINPSIEKRLIRRKGKQAVAKPTSVGPKKSWSKVVPKKIKARIIAENESDSDVAVNVNDIHPKKKVSTSKLATSVPEVPIDNISFHYPSSLLRWKFVYQKRLALEGELAQNALECEEIVNLIHEAGLIKTVTQFSKCYEVLVKEFIVNLHEDCGNKKAKDYLKVFVRGKCVNFSPSVINKFLERSNEAQPELEVSNNQMCKVITA, from the exons ATGTCTCAGCAGCCAAACCCACAATCTCCGTCGAAAGTGTCCGCTTCCTCTACTCATGCTCAAGACGCTACGGATGTCCCCATTAACCCTAATGTGATTCTTGAGGTCACCCCTTTACAGATGGTGATTCCATACGATCTTGTGGCAAAAAGGCCAAGGACATCGCATGCACGAAAAACCAAAGAGACAGCAAGGAGACCTAAAAAGCCAAATTCTAATCAGACTTCTCAATCGTCCGTTCCTCCCTCTAGGGAAGAATTATCTAAAGAAGGCTCTAGGTATGGTCACAATGCCATTGCTAAAATTGTTACCCATATCCTAAATGAGAATAATGTTATACCTGGGATCTCTGTTCCTTTAAATTATGTGCTTCCTGA GAATACGAATGTTAATGAAGAAAACGTTGTTGATAAAGATGTTGATGATGCTGTCAATAGAAATGATGTTGTGAATATGGATGTGCATGTGGATGACAATAATAAGAATGATGATGTGGAAGAGACTGTTGGTAAGGACGATGCTATTATTGATAATGATCACATTGAGGTCCCTATTGTTGCTGTGTACAATGAAAAGGTACCTAGTAATGTGTCTGGTGATAAGGATGAGATGCACACTGAAGATGGTCAAACTGAAGAAAAAGAACCTGAGAAAACCCAAGCTGATAAAGTCATCAACCTTGATGATCTCTCTAATGATGACTTGGTTGCTTCTATCAATCCAAGCATAGAAAAAAGGCTTATAAGGAGGAAAGGGAAGCAAGCCGTGGCTAAGCCCACTTCTGTTGGACCCAAAAAATCATGGAGCAAAGTGGTGCCTAAGAAGATAAAGGCTAGAATCATTGCTGAGAATGAGTCAGATTCTGATGTTGCTGTGAATGTCAATGACATCCATCCCAAGAAGAAGGTCTCTACTAGCAAACTTGCTACTAGTGTACCTGAAGTACCTATTGATAATATTTCTTTTCACTATCCATCCAGTTTACTCAGATGGAAATTTGTTTATCAGAAAAGATTGGCCTTAGAAGGGGAGCTTGCTCAGAATGCTCTTGAGTGTGAGGAGATTGTGAATCTCATTCATGAAGCTGGACTGATAAAAACTGTGACTCAATTCTCTAAGTGTTATGAAGTCCTTGTGAAGGAGTTCATTGTGAACTTACATGAAGATTGTGGCAATAAGAAAGCTAAGGATTACTTAAAAGTGTTTGTCAGGGGAAAATGTGTTAATTTCTCCCCCTCTGTGATCAACAAATTTCTGGAAAGATCTAATGAAGCTCAACCGGAGCTAGAAGTATCTAATAATCAAATGTGCAAAGTAATTACTGCTTGA